ttctttttcaatttttattgtaattattaatttttgtgtgtaattttttgtaattcaattgttaaagTATGTAGTTTGATACATAATTATTGTTGTTAATTTATGATAGCTATGAATGGGATGCAttgagtttgaaatattttaagtaaattatcaaattttataatattagttaaaattaaaagaatatatatttactctctttttttctctttctatcttgattaatttgtgGACTAGGTAACGAATCTTGGTGTCCGATTATGTTATGATAATATCTACTTTTTTTGATGCAATTTCTAAAAGTACATGTAGCCTACCTTAAGCCATAAGTAGAAGGATAATATGTTTCATCGCACAAAAACTTAAGTCATCTTGCATTGGTAATTGAGTTAAAACTCTATCCGcaagattttaaagaaaacaaaataaataaaaactaatcacTGTAGTTCTGACATTATTATATAATCTTCAGTTCTTAATAatctatactatatatatagaGTACAGACACTTGCAGCATGTAATAAAGCAAACCATGATGATGACctaaattttatgtgaaaatattaaaccaagtaAGCATCATAAACAACAATCCTGTCCATGACCTTGGCCACATTATCTTTGGACTCCTTTAACACCTTGATGTTGTTTTTAAGCTTCTCACGCTTTGCAACAATGGCAGGAGATTCCACCATCACCTTCTCCATCCCATGTCCATCTGGTCCCATCAGCTCCTTCACAATCTCATCAATGCCATTGTTTACAAGATTATGAACACAGTATTGTAAATGCAATGCCATGGAATCAACCAATCTAACTTTAAATATCTTCCAATAAGCAACTGTTCTCATCTTCAGATCGAAAGCTTGTTGCAGGATCAAAACGTTGGAGTGTTGTCTGAGATGTTCGACTTGGATTTCTCCGAAACCTTGGACTTCCTTGAGACCTTGGATTTCTCCGAAACCTTGGAGATCCTCACAGGAAGGTCGCAACATCATGTTTTGGAGATCCTCACGGTAAGGTGGCAACATCATGTCTGTTCCGGTTATTTGGTTTATGAAATAGTCTTGTTGGTTCATGAGCTCTTTCCACTTCCTCATGTAATCAGGGTTACATGTATAGCCTGTTAGTTTCTCCATTTCCACAATCTCTTTCACCCTATTGATTGATTGCTCCTCAGCTTTTGAACAAGATTGTGAGCGGCTCCTTTCGCCGATACCTTGAGCTGATAATACATTTCCGAGTGGCGCGTCAAAACAGACGTCACCACATTGTCTATGTAATCCCAATACTTTTCGGTGAATTTGATAGGGAGATACGATATCCTCTCGACTTTTCTCCGGAAGATTCGAAGGAATGCTTCACAGGGAAGGAAGTTTGGTAGTTCGATCCCCTTAGCATCTTCCAAACCCTTGATCTCTTCTGTTAAAAAGTCTTTCGACAGATTACTTTCCTCGCAGTTGTGAAGTTCATCGGAGAACCGGTTCAGCATTTCTACAAACCGAGCAGTCCCGTGCTTCGTGTTGTCCTCGGGGTATTCATCAAATTCCCCCCTCCAAAGAAGTTTCTTGAGGGATTCTTTAGCTGCTTGAATGATCCACATCATAGCTTGAGTTGCATCAGCAATTGAAGTTAAGACCTTTGGCATTTTCTCTAGCTCTGAAACATTTTCATCCAGCTTTGCACTAATGTTTTTAACAATCTCTGGCGAGCACTTTGCAATTTCATTAGCTTGAATTTGAACAAGCTTTTGAGCCAAAACATGAACACCCACAATTGATTTATCAATACATGACAAATGTGCATTAGTTTCGAACAATCTAGCCTCTTCCTTCCTTGCTTCTTCGTAGGATTCATCACCAATCCGATTCCGAACACAAACATAACCAAGTCCTATATTCACATCATCTGCAGTAACCTTGTCAACAAGCCCTTCAGGGGCCCTACCTACTTTAGTAACCACAGCAAGAGTTCTCTCACCATTCTTGTCCACTTGTTGCGACATCCTAATGGATTCACAAGTTGAAAAATCGACCGTAGCCGACAGAACATTAAGGATAATGCTTTCCTTTGGAGTTATGTACTGCATGATAATGTCCCTGATCTGCTCATATATGTTGTTAGGCTGACCATGGACAGGAACTCTGGTAATTCCAGGAAGATCAACCATGGTAAGATCAGGAACCCCATCTTTTCTCACCACTAAAGTTAAAGGGGTGTCAGATATGCTCTTACCCGGGCCCGCAATCTCATCAGTTGCAATGTTTATGGCTGTTGCAATCTGGGGTGCCTCCACTGGGACCATTTTGCCATTGTACTCCAAGTAAAGCTCTGGCCTTGGACTTGCATGGTTCTGCAACCTGATTATGAGAGGTACCCTGGTGCAAATGCCCTGGCTACGAGGAAGGTTAACGCCAGCCAAGGATTCAAGAACACTAGACTTGCCTGATGACTGGTCTCCGACCACAACAATTGTGGG
The nucleotide sequence above comes from Gossypium raimondii isolate GPD5lz chromosome 13, ASM2569854v1, whole genome shotgun sequence. Encoded proteins:
- the LOC105782533 gene encoding LOW QUALITY PROTEIN: dynamin-related protein 4C (The sequence of the model RefSeq protein was modified relative to this genomic sequence to represent the inferred CDS: inserted 1 base in 1 codon); the encoded protein is MGSYDEADSGSIGFINDYEDSQPATPPMDRRRVVTAAAAQAPIISSFNDKIRPLLDVIDRLRLLMAMKEGIQLPTIVVVGDQSSGKSSVLESLAGVNLPRSQGICTRVPLIIRLQNHASPRPELYLEYNGKMVPVEAPQIATAINIATDEIAGPGKSISDTPLTLVVRKDGVPDLTMVDLPGITRVPVHGQPNNIYEQIRDIIMQYITPKESIILNVLSATVDFSTCESIRMSQQVDKNGERTLAVVTKVGRAPEGLVDKVTADDVNIGLGYVCVRNRIGDESYEEARKEEARLFETNAHLSCIDKSIVGVHVLAQKLVQIQANEIAKCSPEIVKNISAKLDENVSELEKMPKVLTSIADATQAMMWIIQAAKESLKKLLWRGEFDEYPEDNTKHGTARFVEMLNRFSDELHNCEESNLSKDFLTEEIKGLEDAKGIELPNFLPCEAFLRIFRRKVERISYLPIKFTEKYWDYIDNVVTSVLTRHSEMYYQLKVSAKGAAHNLXSKAEEQSINRVKEIVEMEKLTGYTCNPDYMRKWKELMNQQDYFINQITGTDMMLPPYREDLQNMMLRPSCEDLQGFGEIQGLKEVQGFGEIQVEHLRQHSNVLILQQAFDLKMRTVAYWKIFKVRLVDSMALHLQYCVHNLVNNGIDEIVKELMGPDGHGMEKVMVESPAIVAKREKLKNNIKVLKESKDNVAKVMDRIVVYDAYLV